The DNA sequence GGAAAAAAGACCCGACGCCCGACCTAGAGGGGCCGGGCGCCGGAGGGGTCTTTCCGCTTCGAGAAAGCTAGCCCCGCGCAGGCGCCGGGGCAATCATCTCTCGGGCGAACGGCCTAGCACGATTCAGCGGTGCGCGTCCATCCGCTTGGCACGTGGAACGGCGGCATACCTTTCCCTGGATGCTGCAAGTCATTGAACACGGCGATGTCCGCGAACTCCGGCTCTCCACGTGGAAGAGTCGTCTCGCCGGATACGGCGTGAGCGCGTTCGTCGCGCGCCACACGCTGATCGACGCGGGATTTCCTGACGCCGCGCCGGAGCTGGCCGCCTACGTCGATGCCCATCCGGTCGACGGTGCCGTCCTCACGCACGGGCACGAGGACCACAGCGGTGGTGTCGCCGCGCTGCTCGCGCGCGGCGTCGGCGTGCACTGCGCGGCCGAGACCGAAGCGGAGATGCGCCGCGTGGAACGCGTCGGGATGTATCGGCGGCTGACGTGGGGGAGTCGGGTGAGACTTACGCTTCCGCTGCACGTGTTTTCGCCATCCCCGGCCTTGCAGCTCAAGCCGACCCCCGGCCACTCGGCGGACCACCACATCGTGTGGGATGCGGAACGCGGCACGGTGTTTGGCGGTGACCTGTTCATCGGCGTGAAGCTGCGCCTCGCGCATCACGACGAGCAGATGCGGCCGCAGGTCGTCGCGCTCCGGGAGGTGGCCTCGTGGCAACCCGAGCGTTTCTTCGACGCGCACCGGGGGCTGCTGCCCGATCCCGTCGGTCAGTTGCGGGCCAAGGCTGACTGGATCGAGGAGACGATTGGGCGCATCGAAACGCTCGTTGGCCGGGGCTGGCCCGATGCGAGGATCCGCGACGAGGTGTTGGGCGCCGAGGATCCGACCGGCACGTGGAGTTTCGGGGCCTATTCGAAGGCGAATTTCGTACGGAACGTCCGCGAGACGATGCCACAGGCATCCTAGGCAACGTTCGGGGGCGTTTCGGCGTAGAATTCCCGGTATGCGCCTCCTTCCGATCGCCCTCATCGCCGTCCTGCCAGCGACCCTGGTCGCGCAGGCTCCCGCGACGCTGACCGCGCGCCTCGGCGTCGACACGATTTCCGTCGAGAAGGTCGTCCGCACCGGCAACACGCTGGTCGCGGAAGTCGTGACGCGCTCGCCGCGAACCACCTTCCAGCGCCACCGTGCCCAGTTCGACGAGGCCGGCAACCTGACCTCGCTGACGGTGCGCGACTTCAATCCCGCCAACGGATTCGAGGAGCGCATCACCACGTACACGCGGCGCGGCGATTCACTCGACATCGCGGTCCGTGGCAATCAGCAGAGCGCGCGTACGGTCGCGGCGCCGGCCGAGTGGCTGCCGTTCATCGACCTCGTGCATTGGCCGTTTGACGTTGCCCTGCAACGGATGCGGCGCAGCAACCAGACGCAGTACGCCGCCCCGATGCTCAGCGGCCAGCGCATCTCGAACTTCCCGCTGGCGTTCATGGGCCGTGACTCCGCGACGGTCACGCATCCGACGCGCGGCACGATGCGCCTCACGGTGCTTCCGGATGGGGCCATCCGCACGCTCGACGCGGGCGCGACCACGCGGGCGTTGATCGTGTCGCGCAGCGGCGACAGCGATCCGGCCGCGTTGGCCCGCGACTTCGCGACCCGCGACGCCGCCGGACGCGGCATCGGCGAGCTGTCGGGCCGCGGCGGCGGCGAGACGAGCGTGCTCGGCGCGACCATCACCCTCGACTACGGCGTGCCGATGAAGCGCGGCCGCGACATCTGGGGCGCGCTGGTGCGCTACGGCCAGCTCTGGCGCACCGGTGCGAACCGCGCGACGCACTTCAAGACTGACCGCGAGCTGCGCTTCGGAGACCTCGTGGTTCCGGCCGGCGAGTATACGCTGTTCTCGATTCCCGAGGCCGCCGGCGGCCTGCTGATCATCAATCGCCAGACCGGCCAGAACGGCCAGCAGTACGACCCGGCCCGCGACCTTGGCCGCGTGCCGCTGCGTGCGCGCGCCCTCGATCGCGAGGTCGAGGCCTTCACGATCCAGGTGCGCGAGGAGAACGGCCGTGGCGTCCTCGCGCTGCAGTGGGACCGCACGGAACTCGTCGCCGAGTTCACGGTCGTTCGCTGAACATCACTTCCATTCGCCCTTCCATGCGTTCGCTCGCTCGCATCAGCCTTACCGTCGCACTCTCCGGCGCAGCGCTGGTCGCCCCGCGCCTCGAGGCGCAACAGCGCCCGGGAACCGCGGCCCAGTCCGCGGCGGTGTCCATCGACTGGCGCCTCCTGGGCCAGATGAATCCCGACACCCGCGTCGCGCCGGACTCGCTGAAGCGTCTCGATGGCCGGCGGGTGCGCATTCCGGGCTTCGTGGTTCCACTCGATGACGCGCAGGATGAAGGCGCGGAGTTCCTGCTCGTGCCGTACTACGGTGCCTGCGTGCATACGCCGCCACCGCCACCGAACCAGATGGCGTTCGTCACGATGCAGGGCGGACGGCCGATCAAGCTGGCGCTCTTCGACGCGGTGTGGATGGAAGGCACGTTGCGCATCGTGAACTACGACTCGCCGTACGGATCGGTCGGCTTCACGATCGAAGGGTTGTCCATGGCGCCGTACACCGGGCGGTGACCGAGCCCGCCGTCGCCCTCCACGAGGTCCGGTTCGCGTATCGCGGCGGTACCGCGGTCCTCGACATCCCGAGCCTGCATGTGGCGCGCGGCGAGCGCCTGTTCCTGCACGGCCCCAGCGGCAGCGGCAAGACGACGCTGCTCGGATTGATCGCGGGCGTGCTGAGCGCGACGTCCGGCCGCGTCCAGGTCCTGGGCAGCGACTTGGGCGCCATGGGATCCGCCGAACGCGATCGTTTTCGCGCCGCACACGTCGGCTACGTGTTCCAGATGTTCAACCTCATCCCGTATCTCTCGGTGCGGGAGAACATCATGTTGCCCGCGCGACTGTCGAAGCTTCGCCGTGCACGGCTCGGCGACGCCGAACCGAACGCCGAGGCCACCCGCCTCGCCGCAGGGCTCGAGATCGACACGCTCCTCGACGCCCGCATCGGGGAGCTGTCCGTCGGCCAGCAGCAACGCGTCGCCGTGGCGCGTGCGCTGATCGGGGCGCCCGAGCTCATCGTCTGCGACGAGCCGACGTCAGCGCTCGACGCCGACCGCCGGGACCGCTTCCTTGAACTTCTGTTTGCCTCGGTTGCCGCTGTTGGCAGCACGCTGGTGTTCGTCAGCCATGACCTCGCGCTCGCGGAACGCTTTGGCCGCACGGTCGCCCTCGGGCAACTGAATCGCGCGAGCCAGGTGGCGGCGGCCTGATGTATCTCGTCTCGCTCGCGTGGCGCTCCCTCCGCGCCCGCCTCACGATCTCGCTGCTCACCGTCGCGAGCATCGCGCTGTCCGTCGCGCTGCTTATCGGCATCGAGCACCTGCGCGTCGGCGTGCGCGAATCGTTCGCCGGCACGATCAAGGGGACCGATCTCATCGTCGGCGCGCGCGGCGGCACCACGCAGGTGCTGCTGAGCACCGTCTTCGGCATGGCCACGCCCTCCGGCAGCGTCAGTTGGGAGACCTACGAACGCTGGAAGGCGCATCCCGCGGTCGCGTGGACGATCCCCTACTCCCTCGGCGACTCGCATCGCGGCTTCCGCGTCATCGGTACCACCGAGGAGTTCTTCACGCGGTATCGCTTCCGCGACCAGTCGGTCACCTTCGCCAGCGGACGGGCGCCGTCCACGGACCGCGAGGTCGCCATCGGCCATGAGGTCGCGCAGCGCCTCGGCTACGCCCTGGGAGCGGAGATCGTGCTGGCGCACGGCATCGCCGAGGTCAGCTT is a window from the Pseudogemmatithrix spongiicola genome containing:
- a CDS encoding MBL fold metallo-hydrolase, coding for MLQVIEHGDVRELRLSTWKSRLAGYGVSAFVARHTLIDAGFPDAAPELAAYVDAHPVDGAVLTHGHEDHSGGVAALLARGVGVHCAAETEAEMRRVERVGMYRRLTWGSRVRLTLPLHVFSPSPALQLKPTPGHSADHHIVWDAERGTVFGGDLFIGVKLRLAHHDEQMRPQVVALREVASWQPERFFDAHRGLLPDPVGQLRAKADWIEETIGRIETLVGRGWPDARIRDEVLGAEDPTGTWSFGAYSKANFVRNVRETMPQAS
- a CDS encoding ABC transporter ATP-binding protein, which gives rise to MTEPAVALHEVRFAYRGGTAVLDIPSLHVARGERLFLHGPSGSGKTTLLGLIAGVLSATSGRVQVLGSDLGAMGSAERDRFRAAHVGYVFQMFNLIPYLSVRENIMLPARLSKLRRARLGDAEPNAEATRLAAGLEIDTLLDARIGELSVGQQQRVAVARALIGAPELIVCDEPTSALDADRRDRFLELLFASVAAVGSTLVFVSHDLALAERFGRTVALGQLNRASQVAAA
- a CDS encoding DUF2911 domain-containing protein, with protein sequence MRLLPIALIAVLPATLVAQAPATLTARLGVDTISVEKVVRTGNTLVAEVVTRSPRTTFQRHRAQFDEAGNLTSLTVRDFNPANGFEERITTYTRRGDSLDIAVRGNQQSARTVAAPAEWLPFIDLVHWPFDVALQRMRRSNQTQYAAPMLSGQRISNFPLAFMGRDSATVTHPTRGTMRLTVLPDGAIRTLDAGATTRALIVSRSGDSDPAALARDFATRDAAGRGIGELSGRGGGETSVLGATITLDYGVPMKRGRDIWGALVRYGQLWRTGANRATHFKTDRELRFGDLVVPAGEYTLFSIPEAAGGLLIINRQTGQNGQQYDPARDLGRVPLRARALDREVEAFTIQVREENGRGVLALQWDRTELVAEFTVVR
- a CDS encoding DUF3299 domain-containing protein — encoded protein: MRSLARISLTVALSGAALVAPRLEAQQRPGTAAQSAAVSIDWRLLGQMNPDTRVAPDSLKRLDGRRVRIPGFVVPLDDAQDEGAEFLLVPYYGACVHTPPPPPNQMAFVTMQGGRPIKLALFDAVWMEGTLRIVNYDSPYGSVGFTIEGLSMAPYTGR